A genomic window from Salvia hispanica cultivar TCC Black 2014 chromosome 5, UniMelb_Shisp_WGS_1.0, whole genome shotgun sequence includes:
- the LOC125188604 gene encoding plant intracellular Ras-group-related LRR protein 5-like, translating into MAASYAAAVEEITSIYKSLPPRPSIEQVAAANSVLQTVETEQRLQLEEISKQPQPQGVPPELFSVLQEVKKATVSFRSHQQRKEAAELVELDRILQVFDELIRKASSLVSGCPFLEGDGKDGDDGDDCGEGEIVEEKSVDSTDDDDDDDDDVPSRSIYPITAPSSKIVALAAAAFPRDGGSEKLNLMDVAAAIEDSSKTGATVLDLQGKLMDKVEWLPFTLGKLSTLSELNISENRIMALPNSIATLKTLTKLDVHGNQLINLPCLFGEMHSLTDLDLSGNLLKSLPDSFGNLKLLINLDLSLNRFSKLPTIVGDLCSLQKLNVETNDLEELPYTIGSCSSLVELRLDFNKLKALPEGIGKLERLEILTLHFNHVRRLPSTMGSLTCLKELDASFNELEMIPEALCDAVSLEKLNVGKNFADLRALPESIGNLKMLEDLDICDNQIRVLPDSFRLLSRLRNLRADQTPLQVPPMKITESGAQGVVEYMAKYVAERDGGLVQRQRKRGMLAYICLLLLCFPTGKA; encoded by the exons ATGGCAGCAAGCTACGCCGCAGCAGTGGAGGAAATCACCTCAATCTACAAATCCCTGCCGCCGCGGCCGTCCATCGAGCAAGTCGCGGCGGCGAATTCCGTGCTCCAGACCGTGGAAACCGAGCAGCGCCTCCAGCTAGAGGAGATCTCGAAGCAGCCGCAGCCGCAGGGCGTGCCGCCGGAGCTCTTCTCCGTGCTGCAGGAGGTGAAGAAGGCGACGGTGTCATTCCGGAGCCACCAGCAGCGCAAAGAGGCGGCGGAGCTTGTGGAGCTCGATCGGATTCTCCAGGtgtttgatgaattgattCGGAAGGCTTCATCGCTAGTCTCTGGCTGCCCCTTTCTGGAGGGAGATGGAAAAGATGGTGATGATGGTGATGACTGTGGAGAGGGCGAGATCGTTGAGGAAAAGAGTGTGGATTCTactgatgatgatgatgacgacgATGATGATGTGCCCAGCCGTAGTATATATCCAATTACTGCTCCTTCTTCAAAAATTGTTGCTCTAGCTGCAG CTGCATTCCCTAGAGATGGAGGATCAGAGAAGCTGAATCTGATGGACGTCGCTGCAGCCATCGAGGACTCCTCCAAAACAGGGGCGACCGTCTTAGATCTTCAAGGAAAACTGATGGACAAGGTCGAATGGCTTCCTTTCACTCTAGGGAAGCTATCAACTCTCTCTGAGTTAAACATATCTGAAAACAGAATCATGGCCCTTCCAAATTCCATAGCCACTCTCAAGACCTTAACGAAGCTCGATGTCCACGGAAACCAGCTCATAAACCTCCCATGTTTGTTCGGTGAAATGCACAGCCTGACGGATCTTGACCTCTCCGGCAACCTGCTGAAGTCTCTGCCCGACTCTTTCGGGAACTTGAAGCTCTTGATCAATCTCGATCTGAGTTTAAACCGCTTCTCAAAGCTGCCCACTATCGTTGGCGATCTGTGCTCTTTACAGAAGCTAAATGTGGAAACAAACGACCTCGAGGAGCTTCCCTACACAATCGGGTCATGCTCGTCTCTAGTGGAGCTGAGATTGGATTTCAACAAGCTGAAAGCTCTTCCGGAAGGGATTGGGAAGCTTGAGCGCCTTGAGATTCTAACTCTGCACTTTAACCATGTAAGGAGATTGCCATCGACAATGGGAAGTCTCACCTGTTTGAAGGAGCTGGATGCAAGCTTCAACGAACTTGAGATGATACCCGAGGCGCTGTGTGATGCGGTCAGCCTGGAAAAACTGAATGTGGGGAAGAACTTCGCAGACCTAAGAGCACTCCCCGAATCCATTGGGAATCTAAAGATGCTGGAGGATCTCGACATCTGCGACAATCAAATAAGAGTTTTGCCGGATTCCTTTAGATTGTTGTCGAGGTTGAGGAACCTGCGCGCTGATCAAACGCCTCTTCAAGTTCCACCGATGAAGATCACGGAATCGGGGGCGCAG GGTGTGGTGGAATATATGGCTAAGTATGTTGCAGAGAGGGATGGAGGTTTGGTGCAGAGACAGAGGAAAAGGGGGATGCTTGCATATATATGCCTGCTGCTGCTCTGTTTTCCAACTGGGAAGGCTTGA